The DNA segment AGATTTTAGGTAAAGTGTTAAGTAATGATATTGTAAAGATGTTAGATGGAATGTTAAATAATGATAATATTAAGACTATTATGAAAAGATAGGCCACAGTTCTAAATCCTTCTTCTTTGTATCTTTTACTTAAATTATAGCTACCTATAATTATAGCTAATATATTTCCTATCAAACTCATTATTCCTGCTATAGTAAGTATCAGTCCTAATAAAATGGAGACGAAATGTTTGAATAAGAAATTAGATGTTTTACAATAATAGGGACAATGGAAACTATACTAAATCCTATAACTATTAAACCTAAGATACTCAGTAGTATGGCTATCAATAACAATGTTGTCCCAGTAAATGGATCAGGAGAGAGCGTTTTTAATATTCCGTATCCTTCTCTCAGTCGTAATATGCTAAAATGCTAATTATAAAAACTATTATTGCCAGCCCAATAATAATATCAACAATAGATGAAAACAATACAGTTAGATTGCGTCTGACTTCCTCCTGAAGGTTTACCTCCCAAGGGGTTCATCGATTAGGGTGGCTCAGAGCATTGGAAGAGTGAGGACTTTCATTCACCTAATTGCTGGTTGCTCATACTTGAGCTGTGGAGGAGCATCATTAACGTCACTAATAGATAAACAATTATTAAAACTTTATATAAGGGGCGGAAGGCATCGCTGGCGGGGATGGATAGCCCCCTTAACCCCCATCTCTGTAAATGCAGTAGCTAGGAATATAAAAGGAATTAAGGGAACTAGGGCAATACCTCCAACTAAACCTATTATTATTGATATAATCAGAATGAGCGCATATAATCTTATTTTGATTATGCTTCTTTATCTTTTTGATAATTATACGAATTATTTGGAGGATTAGGATTATTATAGCCCATAAATCTATTTCCAATTTATGAGTGTGTCCAACAATATATAAAGTGAAGAAAGCCTAGTTCACCTTATTATTTGAAGTGTTGCGTGGGAGTGTTTACCAAATTGTAAGCCTTAACTTCAAGGTTCTGAATACTTGTTCTACCAAATCATCTCATACTTTACACAAGAGCAGAGTGTATATTATACCAAGTTGTGACGTATTTTACTAGTCAAGCTTAATCCCTCAAAGCAGACCGCAACTACCGTGGTTAAATCCCTCACGACCCACTGAGTTATTGACTACCCTAGCGAAGTGTGCTCGCCTAGCGTGAAGTAATGCCTCGGCCCTCCTAGCCCGAATTGTGATAATAACGAAGGAATAATTGATAATGAGAATTAAATATTCTAGTAACCTAAGTTAATACTTTCAATTCAATAGCTTGAGGAATATCGAGCATTCCTAAGAATATTGAAACTGGTATTACATTATCTTCTACCTTATCCTTACTTAAAATGTACACTCTTTTCATTCTTCCCAAAATTTTCTTCTCAGCTTTAACGTTACCAAACTTCACTTCAAATCCCAACATTTCTTCCCCGTTTTTTACTACAGCGTCTATCTCTCCTTTTGCTTTGGTATAAAACGTATCGTAGATTCTAGATAGATGGTGAATTACCACGCTTTCAACTAGTCTACTCTCTTCAGGCAAGTTAGTTAACGTCCAAAAAGCAAATGCTCTATATATGAATGGGTCTATAAAATAGAACTTCTTTTCCTTCCTAATTAATACATTACCTTGTAGGTCTACCTGCTCTAAAATTTTAAGTAAGTATAGTTTCTGGAGAAGTTCTACATAACTTATCGCAGTCTTCACTGTGCCAACTCCAAATGACCTTGAGAGAGTATGATAACTAAAATCACTAGAAGTCCTTTCTATTATGCCTTTTATTGTGAGTTTAAAGAAAGTTTCACTTCTCTTTAACTTATTTACCTCACTAACTATACTAGATATGAAATCACTTATCGTTTCCTCACTCACTTTCCCATATTTTACGTAGTCCCTTATAGCGTTAGGAAATCCTCCTGTGATCAAATATTTTTCAAGTAGATCGTTTAATTCATGCAAGAACTGAATATTTCGCATATAGTTTGAAAGAACGAAGCTCAGATCTCCCTTCTGTATCTTAACGTTAAATAATTCTATATATTTCGAAAAAGGTAAAGGAAACATTAATAAATTCTTGCCTTTACCTCTTCTTCCAGGAAAAGCTTCAATCTCCCTCTTTGCTGACATCGATAAAGACCCGGTAACAACTAGGACATCATTTCTGAAATCCCCTTTATCTATTCTACTCTTTAAAGCCCTATACCATTCCTTAGGATAAGTTATCTCGTCTAGAAAAATGAAAGATGATGAAATATTATTCGCCTTTCTAAACTTTATATATTCCTCTAAGATCTCATCCAATTCTTTATAGTCCGCTAATTTATCACAAGAGAAATAGAAAATTGCCTTAGGATTTATTTTTCCCTCATCCAATAATTTCTTTATAAGTAATATTAGAGCAGTCGACTTTCCTACTTGTCTAGGGCCGAAAATAAAGTTTAGCGAGTAAGGGGATAAACTTACTTTTCCAATAACGTCTGGAACCCACTTAACTTCTGACTCTTCATATTTTCTATATATCTCAATCTCAGCTATCCTCTCTTTAGAAATCCACCAAGGATTGTATTCTTCTATCATCTGTGTATTCAAACTCCACAAGAGTTTAAAAATATTGTTTACTCAAACTCCACAAAGGTTTAAAAATAAGAACTACTTCCTTACTACGTGATAAGAATTACTAATAAAAAATTCTATCTTGATAATTTCATTATGACCGAGAATATAAAGCAGCAAATATAAGGTTTAAGAGATGATAAATTAAAAATATTGATCTATAAAAGGTATAGCAAATACAATCCTTAGATAGAGAGGAAGCAATAAAACGGGTTATGCGATGGGGTAGCGGCAGAAGCGCTAGCCATCGCCCAAAATATAAAGACGTCTAATGAAGATATTTTACGCATGCTATCTGGAACTGGCAGTACACCTATAGTTTCAATTTCTCTTCCTATTTTTCCCAGTTCAGGAATTCCAGAAGATGCTTCTTGAACTTTTCTTTTAATCTTATCTTCTTTCATGAAAGAAATCACTTCTGTATTATTAAATAAAAATTTCTCACATTAGAGGCTTTCAATGTATATTGATGATATTTCCGTGTAATTTTCGGGTTTTCTGTCCCTTAAGAATGGAGCCTTTTTCCTTCTTTCCCTAATGAAATTAAGGTCTACGTCAACTATTTCGTATCCTTCTTGGCTATCCATTTCCTTTAATATTCTCCCCATAGGGTCGGCCACTAGGCTCTTGCCAAAATAATCTATTTCTCTACCTTGGAAGACTTCTGGAGTCCTATTAACGCCAACAACATAAATTGTATTAAATGCTGCGTGAGCTCTTAACTCTAATTCCCATGTCTCTGGATAGAAGTTTGTTGTAGTAGGTATTGTGACTATGTCTGCTCCTTTAAGCGTTAATATTCTAATTCCTTCAGGGAAGTGGCGGTCATAACATATTACTCCTCCTACTTTATACTCACCAAAATTAAACACTGGATAATCCTTCCCTGGCTTAAAGTAGAATTTCTCATAATAACCTGGAACTTGAGGTATGTGAGTTTTCCTGTATTTACCAAGCACGTTGCCGTCTTTTATGAAAACAGATGTATCATAATATATTCCTCTAATTTTCTTGTCTTCTTCGAAGAACGTTATTACCATACCTACTTTATATTGTTTTGAGAATTCTGCAAAAGTCCTAACTGTAGGTCCGTCATCTGGTTCTGCTAAGTCAAAGAACTTTGGATCTTCCGTTGCAGCAAAATACTGTGTTGTAAATAATTCGTTATAAACAATTAATTCTGCCCCGTCCTTTATTGCTGACTTTGCATAGTCTAAAGCCTTCTTTATATTTGCCTCTTTCGACTCAACTCCTCCCATTTGTATCATTGCAATTTTAACCATATATTTCACCTCTTGCAATACTCATTTCCTCATCAACGCTAGTTCTCCTCTTAGTGACTTTCTCTAAGAATTCATATGGCCTTATTTTCTTTGCAGCTAAACCTATCATATCTTCAATAGCCTTATAACCTTTCCTTTCCATAAATGATTCAAGTTCTTTCTTCCATTCGCTTATGAATTCAAACCCTTTAATCATAGTGTAAGTAACTGACTGAACTGTTGTAGAACCCATCATTATGTATTCTACTGCGTCTTTCCAATCAAAAATTCCTCCTACTCCGCTTATTTGTAAGGATGTCGATGAATAAATCTTTGATACTGCTGCTAAGCCTATTGGTTTTATTGCAGGTCCGGAAATTCCTCCGTAACCGGAATAACCGTTAACGTCTGGTAATGGTTGGGCTCTCTCTATATCAACACCTATTATACCATTAACTGTATTTATTGCAGTTACTCCTTTAGCTCCAGCGTTCTCAGCCTCTTTTGCTATCTCGCTAATTTCTGTAACATTCGGAGTAAGTTTAACTATTACTGGAATCCCTACTGCAGATGTAACCTCTTTAGTATATTTAAATACAAGATCTGCATGTTGTCCAATAAATGCTCCAGTCTTTCTTTCAGGCTCTCCGTGCGGACAGCCGAAGTTTAATTCTAGCATATCAGCTCCTCTGTCTTCTGCCCATCTTGCTAACTTAACCCACTCTGAATAATCTGGTCCTCCCATTATACTTACTATAATAGGACTACTTTTACCTATTTCAGATTTTATTATCCTCATATATTTATCCCATACATCTAGAGGATCCTCAGTTATTAATTCCAGGTTTTCGAATGCAATTAGTTCCTTATTTTTCCTAAATGCTCCATACATTGGCCTTACTGCTTTCCTGACTATTGAATCTCCTATGGTTTTAACTACTACTCCTCCCCAGCCTGCCTTTATAGCAGAAATTATTTTCTGAGGATTTCCAGTAGTTGGACCTGAGCCCACTAAAAACGGATTTGGAAAGGTCACGCCGTTGAAGTTTACTGACAGATCTATCATATCAAGTCATGTAATTAAACGGAATAAATGTATGACTTTTATTTCATTTAATTATTTTCCAAAAGTAAAAGCGAAGATAGTCCTTTAAATTTCAATCTTACATAGTTTTATTTGTACTATTTCCAAAAATCTTTATCTTTTTCATTAAAAACTTTTTAACATTAATGAGAGTATCGTTTATAAAATATATAAAGTTAAAATCCTCTATGACGTACGATCTACTCTTAAAAAATGTAAAAGCATTCACTACTTCAGGTCCATTTGAAGGAGATATCGCAATAAAAGACGGTAAAATATCTAAAATAGGAGGAGATATACAAGAGCAAGCAGATAAAACAATAGATTTAAGTGGAAAGTATTTAGTACCAGGTTTAATAGACGGGCACACTCATATGGAATTTCCTTTCATGGGCGAAGTTACAGCTGACGACTTCTATTATGGCAGTAGAGCTGCAATAGCTGGAGGAGTGACTACCATTGTAGACTTCGTAACTCCTGCAAAGGGCCAAGATTTATTAAGTGCTTACGAGAAGTGGAGTAATAATGCTGATCCCAAAGTAGTATCAGACTATGGTCTGCATATGATTATAAGAGAAGTTAATACTAAAATTCTAGAACAAATTCCAGAGGTAATAAATAAAGGAGTAGTGAGTTTTAAGCTATTTATGGCTTATAAAAACGAATTAATGTTACCTGATGGAGAATTATACAAATTAATAAAGAGAATAAGTGATTTTGGAGGAGTAACGGGAATACATGCTGAGAACGGAGAAATTATTAATGAACTCATACAAGAATTTCTCTCAGAAGGTAAGATAGACCCTATATATCACTATTATTCTAGGCCAGATATAATGGAAATAGAGGCAACTAACAGGATAGCATCTATCGCAAGTATGATAGGTAAAGACGTTAAGATGTATATAGTCCACACTTCTACTGGCGAAGCAGTTGATATTATATCTTCCTATAGAAGGCAAGGTTTTAAGTTCTTTAATGAAACTGCTCCACACTATTTAACGCTTAATACTGACTTTCTAAAGAGGCCAGATGGATATAGATACGTCATGAGCCCACCGCTAAGAAGCGACGAGCAAAGGACTAAACTATGGATAAGGCTAGCCTCTGGTGACATTTTCACAATAGGTAGTGATCATTGCGTATACTCTGATGCCCAAAAGAAGAGATACAAGGAAGAGGTACCGCCTTTCAACGAGATTCCTAATGGCGTCCCTGGAACTGAGAACATTCTACCTATTTTATTTTATTACGGAGTAAAGAAGGGAATAATATCTATGGAAAGGTTCGTTGAAGTTACTTCATATAATCCTGCAAGGCTATTTGGTCTATATCCAAGAAAGGGAACCATAATGCCCGGTTCCGATGCGGATTTTGCTGTAATAGATCCTAATAGGAAAGTCAGAATATCCGCTGACGTTCTTCATAGTAATATTAATTATACAATATATGACGGAATGGAAGTAGAAGGATGGAATGTCATGACTATAAGGAGAGGGGAAGTTGTTTATGAAGAAGGACAAGTAATAGGCAAAAAGGGTAGCGGTAAATATATACCGGGTAAAACACCCATTTTGCTGTGATGGAAAATGACGGAAAAATTACTAGATCGCGTCTCCATAACAAAGTTTTATCCAGAAAGAGGTCAAGTAGAGTTAAATGCAGTATTCCCAGAGGAAAAATTGTTGTGGAATGCAGACGTTCATCCAATACCGGTGAAGAATAGGAACTGGGGTCCTACAACTTATTTCCTAATTTGGGTATCAATGGTTTTCATTATACCTAGCTGGACATTGGCAAGTGTGGGATTAATTTTTGGCTTGAATATCTTAGAATCAATATCCATGGTTTTCCTCGGAAACCTCATAGTCTTAATTCCTATGATAATTCAATCCCACGGAGGTGCTAGATATGGGTTAGCGGAACCCCAGTTAACTAGGTCCAGGTGGGGAATTTATGGTGCAATATTCCCAAGCTGGGTTAGGGCAATTATAGGTGCAGGTTGGTGGGGAATAGAGTCCTATATCATAACTGAGGCAGCGACTGCAATTTATGCAATATTAGCTGGAAAACTTTCAGTTGTGGCTTATACTGTATCTCACTACGCATGTTATCCATTTATCTTAAGTAAAGATTTCCCAACAATATTCTGGGGCACATTTATTGCAGTAATATTAGCACAAATAGCAGTATTTTACTTTTCTCCAATAAATAAGAGCCAGCCAGTACTTAAGTGGTTAGCTAGGATAGGAGGACCAATAATTCTAATTGCATTTATTGCAGTTTGGGCTTACTTCATGTCTCAAGTAGGCTGGAGTGCTAATATCTTCACACTATCTCCAACAACTTCTTCACCGTCAATATTGTCTATACTTGCATTTCTAAATGCTAACATAGCCTATTGGGCTACTATGGCATTAACAATGCCGGACTATACAAGGTTTGCTAAAAGCCAATTCGCTCAAACTTTAGGTCAAATTCCTATGCCATTCTTAATGCTCGCCGTAGCTATAATGGGTACAATGACTACTGCAGCTGCGTTAAAACTTTATGGGCAACCTATATGGGATCCAATAGTTTTGGTCACTCTTCATTTGAGTGCTCCCACTAGTATTTTAATACTCCTTGCATTCATCCTCGCAACTTTCATGGTAAACGTATTTGCTAACGCCGTAGGCCCTGCTTACGATATAGCTAACACCTTCCCAAAGCATTTAAGCTGGTTTAAAGGTTCTCTTATCTTAATTGCAATAGGTTTAGCTTTAGGCGCTTGGAGTTATTACGGTAATGCTTATAGTTATATAGATAATTGGCTATTAACTTACGGAGGCCTGCTAGGGAGCGTAGAAGGAGTAATAATATTCGATTATGCGGTTATTAGGCACTTTAAGTTTGACCTAGCTGACATTTTCTTGTCTAAAGGAAGATTTAGGTACTGGAAGGGAATAAATCCGGCTGCGGTAATAACGTTCATTATAGTCTCTGCAGTTCTGTATTTGCCCTATCCTGGGGAAAGCATAGCGCTAGATAATGCTTGGATTCTATCTTTCCTACTATCTGGAGCAATTTATATACCGCTAATGGTCTTCTGGGTAATTCCTAAATATCAAAAAGAGCTAAATGGTTCAATATTAAATGGATATTATTCTGAAGAAACTAGAAAAATATTCGGTGTTAAACAATGAAGGACTTTAGATCTAAAAAAGTAGCAATAGTTGCTAACTGTATTCTAAATCAGAACTCTAAGGTTATAGGCTTCGCAAAATATAAGGGAATGGTTAAAGAGATTGTAGATTTGCTTTATGAATATAATTACGGAATTCTTCAATTGCCTTGCCCAGAAACTCTTTTTGCTGGAGCAAGGAGATGGTGGCAAGTGAGAGATCAATATGATACTGAAGGGTATAGAGAGCATTGTAGAATGCTGGCAAAGCCTATAATAACAATGTTAAAGGAGTACCAAAAGGAAGGATACGACGTCGTGCTTATAGGAGTTGATGGAAGCCCATCTTGCGGAATTAATTTATCTCCTACAAGTAAAAAATGGGGTGGCCCACCAACACTTAGAGATGAAGATGCGTGGAATGCTGAGATGATAAATAAACCTGGAATTTTCATGGAAGTGTTAATGGAAGAGATTAAGAAGGCAGGATTAAAGGAACCTAAAGTAATTGGCGTAGGTTTAGATTTAAAAGATGCAGAACACTGGAATAACGAGGAAATTACGAATATTATAGCCGAATTAAAGGAGAAATTATCAAAGTAACAATACAAAGAAACTAAAACCACAATAATATATGGTATAAAATTGAATTTATAAGAAAATGAGACTATAATCCTAGCCATTGTTTGGCTATAGTTGTTGTGTTTACCAGTGACGTAACTTATCTTTAATTCCGTTACGGGCTTAAGGGATCATACACCCTTCGAGGGAACACGACTACCTTCCTAATTTGGGGCAATCTCCAACATAAACTGGCCGCCATCCAAATACCTAACACTCTAATACCCCACCATCGTGAGCATTGTCCGTCATACTCCTTTAGTTACAAAAAAGGGGATTAAGGTGGCGGAAAGAGGATGGGTAGCCAAAGAAAGTTTTTGGCGTTAATGAGCTTCTCCCCAGCATTTCTCTGGAGGGTAGTTCTCTGGACTCGAATTGATAAGCCCCTTGGGAGGGAACCCTCTAAGGCGGGAGGAGGTAGGGATAAGCCTTAGGTTATCGAATTGATTATTGAATTTACTGCCTCATCCATTTTCTTAACTATATCATGTTTGACCCCATACTCTCTGGCTATTTCGCTTGGCATTTTTGTTCCGAGAAAGGTTTTCCCATCTTTTTCCCAAATTGCTATCCTAAGAGGAAGATCGAGACTTACCTCTATCTTCTCTTGCATTAATAAAGTCCCTGCCCTAGGATTGCCGAATATTATAACCTTATCTTTAGGTAAAGAAAGTCCTACCTTTTCAGCATTTTTAGAATGGTCTATCTCAGCAAATATTTCACCTATTTCCTTTATTTTATCTTTTACCATTTTTTCACATTCTTCAAAACTAAATTTACATTCTTTAATTATCATATTTCTCACTTCAGAAACATGTTATTAAAAATTTTCCCAGAATCAATCTGACCTTGTGAATAAAGCTTTTAATTAATTAGACCACATCAACGTATGAAATTTTGTCCAAAGTGCGGTTCCTACATGAAACCTAAAGGAAATTCAATGGTTTGTCCTAAGTGCGGGTATAAAGAAGAAGGAGTTGAAAACATTACTTTCACTGAAAAGAAATCTCATGATAGGGACGTAACTATAGTAGCCGATGGAAGAAGAATTAAAGGAGGAATTGCCTTGAATTTGTGCCCTAGATGTGGTAACGCTGTAGTAATAAAAATTGGAAAGAAATACAAGTGTAGGGCCTGCGGTTATATATTCTAATCATTTCCTGCCGGAGTTCATTCTGGTCTTTGCTTCTTTACAGGTTTCCTAGTCATAAATACGTTTTTATTCGCGAAATACTTTAATTCTTTATGATAACCTTCAGCGTAGGTAGGAAGTTTGATGTTTCTCCTCAGGCAGTTTGGAGTATAGTAAAGGACGTAAATTCTATTCCTAAATATTGGAAGGGGACTAGGGAACTTCATGTTGATAAAATTGCAGAAGGAGTTTATGAAGGGACAGTAAGGTTCGCCTTTCCCTCTAAGGGAAGGATAAGGCTTATAATTGACGACGAGAATAGAAAACTCACGTTCAATTATCTTTCAGGTCCTATAAAAGGTTATAACATAGTAGAAGTTAAAGAGAATGAAATAATATCAACTTGGAGAGTTAAAATGAGCCTTTTATTAACTTTAGCTGAGAGTTGGAACGCGAAACATTTTAAGCAAGGTACTGAGCATGCATTAGAGAGGATAATTTCTGAAGCTAAATTTGGTATTCCATAATTATGGTTTTAGACCTT comes from the Acidianus infernus genome and includes:
- a CDS encoding SRPBCC family protein codes for the protein MITFSVGRKFDVSPQAVWSIVKDVNSIPKYWKGTRELHVDKIAEGVYEGTVRFAFPSKGRIRLIIDDENRKLTFNYLSGPIKGYNIVEVKENEIISTWRVKMSLLLTLAESWNAKHFKQGTEHALERIISEAKFGIP
- a CDS encoding CD3072 family TudS-related putative desulfidase, which encodes MKDFRSKKVAIVANCILNQNSKVIGFAKYKGMVKEIVDLLYEYNYGILQLPCPETLFAGARRWWQVRDQYDTEGYREHCRMLAKPIITMLKEYQKEGYDVVLIGVDGSPSCGINLSPTSKKWGGPPTLRDEDAWNAEMINKPGIFMEVLMEEIKKAGLKEPKVIGVGLDLKDAEHWNNEEITNIIAELKEKLSK
- the preA gene encoding NAD-dependent dihydropyrimidine dehydrogenase subunit PreA, giving the protein MIDLSVNFNGVTFPNPFLVGSGPTTGNPQKIISAIKAGWGGVVVKTIGDSIVRKAVRPMYGAFRKNKELIAFENLELITEDPLDVWDKYMRIIKSEIGKSSPIIVSIMGGPDYSEWVKLARWAEDRGADMLELNFGCPHGEPERKTGAFIGQHADLVFKYTKEVTSAVGIPVIVKLTPNVTEISEIAKEAENAGAKGVTAINTVNGIIGVDIERAQPLPDVNGYSGYGGISGPAIKPIGLAAVSKIYSSTSLQISGVGGIFDWKDAVEYIMMGSTTVQSVTYTMIKGFEFISEWKKELESFMERKGYKAIEDMIGLAAKKIRPYEFLEKVTKRRTSVDEEMSIARGEIYG
- a CDS encoding ATP-binding protein, translating into MIEEYNPWWISKERIAEIEIYRKYEESEVKWVPDVIGKVSLSPYSLNFIFGPRQVGKSTALILLIKKLLDEGKINPKAIFYFSCDKLADYKELDEILEEYIKFRKANNISSSFIFLDEITYPKEWYRALKSRIDKGDFRNDVLVVTGSLSMSAKREIEAFPGRRGKGKNLLMFPLPFSKYIELFNVKIQKGDLSFVLSNYMRNIQFLHELNDLLEKYLITGGFPNAIRDYVKYGKVSEETISDFISSIVSEVNKLKRSETFFKLTIKGIIERTSSDFSYHTLSRSFGVGTVKTAISYVELLQKLYLLKILEQVDLQGNVLIRKEKKFYFIDPFIYRAFAFWTLTNLPEESRLVESVVIHHLSRIYDTFYTKAKGEIDAVVKNGEEMLGFEVKFGNVKAEKKILGRMKRVYILSKDKVEDNVIPVSIFLGMLDIPQAIELKVLT
- the hydA gene encoding dihydropyrimidinase, giving the protein MTYDLLLKNVKAFTTSGPFEGDIAIKDGKISKIGGDIQEQADKTIDLSGKYLVPGLIDGHTHMEFPFMGEVTADDFYYGSRAAIAGGVTTIVDFVTPAKGQDLLSAYEKWSNNADPKVVSDYGLHMIIREVNTKILEQIPEVINKGVVSFKLFMAYKNELMLPDGELYKLIKRISDFGGVTGIHAENGEIINELIQEFLSEGKIDPIYHYYSRPDIMEIEATNRIASIASMIGKDVKMYIVHTSTGEAVDIISSYRRQGFKFFNETAPHYLTLNTDFLKRPDGYRYVMSPPLRSDEQRTKLWIRLASGDIFTIGSDHCVYSDAQKKRYKEEVPPFNEIPNGVPGTENILPILFYYGVKKGIISMERFVEVTSYNPARLFGLYPRKGTIMPGSDADFAVIDPNRKVRISADVLHSNINYTIYDGMEVEGWNVMTIRRGEVVYEEGQVIGKKGSGKYIPGKTPILL
- a CDS encoding NCS1 family nucleobase:cation symporter-1, producing the protein MTEKLLDRVSITKFYPERGQVELNAVFPEEKLLWNADVHPIPVKNRNWGPTTYFLIWVSMVFIIPSWTLASVGLIFGLNILESISMVFLGNLIVLIPMIIQSHGGARYGLAEPQLTRSRWGIYGAIFPSWVRAIIGAGWWGIESYIITEAATAIYAILAGKLSVVAYTVSHYACYPFILSKDFPTIFWGTFIAVILAQIAVFYFSPINKSQPVLKWLARIGGPIILIAFIAVWAYFMSQVGWSANIFTLSPTTSSPSILSILAFLNANIAYWATMALTMPDYTRFAKSQFAQTLGQIPMPFLMLAVAIMGTMTTAAALKLYGQPIWDPIVLVTLHLSAPTSILILLAFILATFMVNVFANAVGPAYDIANTFPKHLSWFKGSLILIAIGLALGAWSYYGNAYSYIDNWLLTYGGLLGSVEGVIIFDYAVIRHFKFDLADIFLSKGRFRYWKGINPAAVITFIIVSAVLYLPYPGESIALDNAWILSFLLSGAIYIPLMVFWVIPKYQKELNGSILNGYYSEETRKIFGVKQ
- a CDS encoding DUF302 domain-containing protein, with the protein product MIIKECKFSFEECEKMVKDKIKEIGEIFAEIDHSKNAEKVGLSLPKDKVIIFGNPRAGTLLMQEKIEVSLDLPLRIAIWEKDGKTFLGTKMPSEIAREYGVKHDIVKKMDEAVNSIINSIT
- a CDS encoding carbon-nitrogen hydrolase family protein, which gives rise to MVKIAMIQMGGVESKEANIKKALDYAKSAIKDGAELIVYNELFTTQYFAATEDPKFFDLAEPDDGPTVRTFAEFSKQYKVGMVITFFEEDKKIRGIYYDTSVFIKDGNVLGKYRKTHIPQVPGYYEKFYFKPGKDYPVFNFGEYKVGGVICYDRHFPEGIRILTLKGADIVTIPTTTNFYPETWELELRAHAAFNTIYVVGVNRTPEVFQGREIDYFGKSLVADPMGRILKEMDSQEGYEIVDVDLNFIRERRKKAPFLRDRKPENYTEISSIYIESL
- the tfs4 gene encoding transcription factor S4 produces the protein MKFCPKCGSYMKPKGNSMVCPKCGYKEEGVENITFTEKKSHDRDVTIVADGRRIKGGIALNLCPRCGNAVVIKIGKKYKCRACGYIF